GCTGTGGGGAGGTACAGGTTTCCCCTGGTTGTGGATCCAGTCATGGTGGCTAAGAGCGGGGCTAGACTTCTTAAGGAGGATGCAGTGGAAGCATTAGTCGACAAGCTACTACCCTTGGCTAGAGTTGTCACGCCAAATAAGCTTGAAGCTGAAGTTCTAGCTGGATTTGAAATCAAAAGTCTCGAGGATGCTAGAAAAGCCGCGAGAAAAATATCTGTTGAGACCGGTGTTGAAGCCGTAGTTGTCAAAGGCGGTCATCTCGAGGGAGATGAATCAGTGGACATTCTCTACTGGAGGGGAGATTTCAGAGAGTACAGGGCGCCGAGGATTAGAGAAGGATGTACTCACGGCGGTGGATGCGGTTACTCAGCTGCTATAGCAGCCGGGTTAGCTAAAGGGCTGAGTATTCCTGAGTCAGTGGAGTTAGCAAAGAAGTTTATAACAGTAGCAATAGATTACGGACTTAAGATTGGTGGGGGATACTGTCCCATTAATCCTGCAGCATGGATTGAAATACCGGCAGAGAAGTACTGGGCAATAGTAGACGTTGAGGAAGCCGTAGAGATCGTAGTAGCAAACGCCAGCGTGATAAAACCCCTGGTACCTGAGGTGGGAATGAATATAGCTAGAATAATAGCTCCCAGATACGCTAGGAGTACAAGTGATGTTATAGCAGTAGCAGGAAGAATAGTCAGATACGGTGATACCATTAAGCCTATAGGGCCTGTTAAACCAGGTGCTTCAAGCCATCTCGCAAGAGCCATCTTAGAGGCAGTAAAGTATAATCCCTCTGTGAGAGCAGCCGTGAACATCGCTCATGATAAAGGATTCATTGAAAGAGCTATCAGGAAGGGGTATAGAGTAGTATATGTGGATAGAAGTAGAGAACCCCCTGATATTAAGGCTAGAGAAGGGGCTTCAATACCCTGGATCATCAGGGAGGCCTTTAGAATAAGTGAGAAGCCTGATATAATCTACGATACCGGGGATATTGGGAAGGAGGCTATGGCAAGGATTCTCGGGGAGAGTGCTGTAGAAGTAGTTAGAAAAATACTTGACATACTATCTTAAACCGCCTCTCATTGCTCCGCGATGGATTACGATGAAATCTAGTGTAAATTCCCCCTTCTTCTAGTCCAGGGGCTCGCCTCTAGCGGCTTTCTCCACGAGTTCTTTTGCGTAGTCGTATTTAATCTTTCCCTCTCTAATCATTTTCTCAGCAATCTTGTCTATCAGGTCTCCTGTAGCCCCGGCCGTTATAGCTAGGTTTCTAGCGTGAAGCCTCATGTGACCTTTCTGTATTCCCTCTGTGACCAGCGCTCGTAAAGCTGCGAGATTCTGGGCTAAGCCGACTGCAGCCATGACTTCAGCTAGTTCTCTTGCAGTTGAAACTCCAAGTATTTTTAAGGCTATTCTAGCCACTGGGTGTACTCTTGTTGCTCCTCCAACCACGCCTACCTGTAGTGGTATCTCGAGAGTGCCAGCTAG
The nucleotide sequence above comes from Desulfurococcus sp.. Encoded proteins:
- a CDS encoding bifunctional hydroxymethylpyrimidine kinase/phosphomethylpyrimidine kinase, which produces MPGGTKPIPIAITIAGSDSGGGAGIEADLKTFTALGVYGVVALTSVTAQNTREVTAIHDIPPDIVYKQIEAVAEDIGIDAGKTGMLSNKEIIEAVARAVGRYRFPLVVDPVMVAKSGARLLKEDAVEALVDKLLPLARVVTPNKLEAEVLAGFEIKSLEDARKAARKISVETGVEAVVVKGGHLEGDESVDILYWRGDFREYRAPRIREGCTHGGGCGYSAAIAAGLAKGLSIPESVELAKKFITVAIDYGLKIGGGYCPINPAAWIEIPAEKYWAIVDVEEAVEIVVANASVIKPLVPEVGMNIARIIAPRYARSTSDVIAVAGRIVRYGDTIKPIGPVKPGASSHLARAILEAVKYNPSVRAAVNIAHDKGFIERAIRKGYRVVYVDRSREPPDIKAREGASIPWIIREAFRISEKPDIIYDTGDIGKEAMARILGESAVEVVRKILDILS